A region of Streptomyces cinnamoneus DNA encodes the following proteins:
- the rodA gene encoding rod shape-determining protein RodA: MTAAEGYPLRRFSPERGAWSRLTARDSVLRRLDWVMLLAALALSGIGTLLVYSATRNRTELNQGDPYYFLLRNVLNTGIGLALALGAVWLGHRALRGAVPILYAISLLFTLAVLTPLGATINGARSWIQLGGGFSIQPSEFTKITITLGMAMLLAGKVDAGDRRQPDHRTVMEALGLAALPIVVILLMPDLGSVMVLVVIVLAVLLSSGASNRWVLGLVGAGVLGCVLIWQLGVLDEYQINRFAAFANPALDPSGVGYNTNQARIAIGSGGLTGAGLFHGSQTTGQFVPEQQTDFIFTVAGEELGFVGAGAIIFLLGVVLWRACRIARESTELYGTIVAAGVIAWFAFQSFENIGMTLGIMPVTGLPLPFVSYGGSSMFAAWIAVGLLQSIKAQRPMSA; this comes from the coding sequence ATGACCGCCGCCGAGGGCTACCCCCTGCGCCGCTTCTCCCCCGAACGCGGCGCCTGGTCCCGTCTGACCGCCCGCGACTCCGTCCTGCGCCGCCTCGACTGGGTCATGCTGCTCGCCGCCCTCGCCCTGTCCGGCATCGGCACCCTGCTGGTCTACTCCGCCACCCGCAACCGCACCGAGCTCAACCAGGGCGACCCGTACTACTTCCTCCTGCGCAACGTCCTCAACACCGGCATCGGCCTCGCCCTCGCCCTCGGCGCCGTCTGGCTCGGCCACCGCGCCCTGCGCGGGGCCGTGCCGATCCTCTACGCGATCTCCCTGCTGTTCACCCTCGCCGTGCTCACCCCGCTCGGCGCGACCATCAACGGCGCACGCTCCTGGATCCAGCTCGGCGGCGGCTTCTCCATCCAGCCCTCCGAGTTCACCAAGATCACCATCACGCTGGGGATGGCTATGCTGCTGGCCGGCAAGGTCGACGCCGGCGACCGCCGCCAGCCCGACCACCGCACGGTCATGGAGGCCCTCGGCCTCGCCGCCCTGCCGATCGTCGTCATCCTGCTGATGCCCGACCTCGGCTCCGTCATGGTCCTGGTCGTGATCGTCCTCGCCGTGCTGCTCTCCTCGGGCGCCTCCAACCGCTGGGTCCTCGGCCTCGTCGGCGCCGGCGTCCTCGGCTGCGTCCTCATCTGGCAGCTCGGCGTCCTCGACGAGTACCAGATCAACCGCTTCGCCGCCTTCGCCAACCCCGCCCTCGACCCGTCCGGCGTCGGCTACAACACCAACCAGGCCCGCATCGCCATCGGCTCGGGCGGCCTCACGGGCGCCGGCCTCTTCCACGGCTCCCAGACCACCGGCCAGTTCGTCCCCGAACAACAGACCGACTTCATCTTCACCGTCGCCGGCGAGGAACTCGGCTTCGTCGGTGCCGGAGCGATCATCTTCCTCCTCGGCGTCGTGCTCTGGCGCGCCTGCCGCATCGCCCGCGAGAGCACCGAGCTCTACGGCACCATCGTGGCCGCCGGCGTCATCGCCTGGTTCGCCTTCCAGAGCTTCGAGAACATCGGCATGACGCTGGGCATCATGCCCGTCACCGGACTCCCGCTGCCCTTCGTCTCCTACGGCGGCTCCTCGATGTTCGCGGCCTGGATAGCGGTCGGGCTCCTCCAGTCGATCAAGGCCCAGCGGCCGATGTCCGCCTAG
- the mrdA gene encoding penicillin-binding protein 2, with the protein MSGNHPDSGRTSRITIRLVVIQILVFSLLITLAGRLWYLQIRNGDQYTAEAASNHIQQVVAPATRGSILDARGVPLADNETRLVVSANRTDLMKMKDKGKTVLGRLAGVLGLKPEEVAAKVRLCDAKTPKPCWAGSPYQPIPITDEATTQQALQIRERQEDFPGITAEPTAVRRYGGPAGSNTAQVLGYLSPVTDEEITKAKDSHTPLMRSDQVGRSGLERQYDAELRGKAGVTRYEVDNLGRVIGKAKSDKAVPGAAVVTSIDARVQAIAERELDQAMKDARKEIDRNTGVPYKADSGAVVVMESKTGRVVAMASNPTYDPNAWVGGISAKDYQALTGKDSDYPLLNRAIQGQAAPGSIFKVISTTAAVNAGYDFNGNYNCSSSYSIGNQVFKNFESKGYGSIDLGRALEVSCDTVFYDLAYRQWQKDGGNNPKHPADWFYKTAHQFGLGKETGIDLPNEVRGRVPDREWKKRYWDANKDAWCKQGDKDDSYAGKIAKENCESGMRMRAGDSVNYSIGQGDTLVTPVQMATIYAAISNGGTLYNPTVGKAVVSPDGKSIREIAPTSHGKLPFDARTRDQIDAALAGVATQGTAAWRFGGWPQKQIPMHAKTGTAEVYGKQTTSWFATYTADYTVIMTISQGGTGSGASGPAVRNIYNALYGVDEQGKIDDKKALLPHPEAKLPKVEKDGTIEAQPLPSPSPSPSGSESASPSASASPPEPEPARREDDDR; encoded by the coding sequence GTGAGCGGCAACCACCCCGACTCCGGCCGGACCTCACGCATCACCATCCGGCTGGTGGTCATCCAGATCCTCGTCTTCTCCCTGCTGATCACCCTCGCCGGCCGCCTGTGGTACCTCCAGATCCGCAACGGCGACCAGTACACGGCCGAGGCCGCCAGCAACCACATCCAGCAGGTCGTCGCCCCGGCCACGCGCGGCTCGATCCTCGACGCCCGCGGCGTGCCGCTCGCCGACAACGAGACCCGCCTGGTGGTCTCCGCCAACCGCACCGACCTGATGAAGATGAAGGACAAGGGCAAGACCGTCCTGGGCCGCCTCGCCGGCGTCCTGGGCCTGAAGCCCGAGGAGGTCGCCGCCAAGGTGCGGCTGTGCGACGCCAAGACGCCCAAGCCCTGCTGGGCCGGCTCGCCGTACCAGCCCATCCCCATCACCGACGAGGCCACCACCCAGCAGGCCCTCCAGATCCGCGAGCGCCAGGAGGACTTCCCGGGCATCACCGCCGAGCCCACCGCCGTCCGCCGCTACGGCGGCCCCGCGGGCTCCAACACCGCCCAGGTCCTCGGCTACCTGTCGCCCGTCACCGACGAGGAGATCACCAAGGCCAAGGACTCCCACACGCCGCTGATGCGCTCCGACCAGGTCGGCCGCTCGGGCCTGGAGCGCCAGTACGACGCCGAGCTGCGCGGCAAGGCCGGCGTCACCCGCTACGAGGTCGACAACCTCGGCCGCGTCATCGGCAAGGCCAAGAGCGACAAGGCCGTGCCCGGCGCCGCCGTCGTCACCAGCATCGACGCACGGGTGCAGGCCATAGCGGAACGCGAGCTCGACCAGGCCATGAAGGACGCCCGCAAGGAGATCGACCGCAACACCGGCGTCCCCTACAAGGCCGACTCCGGAGCCGTCGTCGTGATGGAGTCCAAGACCGGCCGCGTCGTGGCCATGGCCTCCAACCCCACCTACGACCCCAACGCCTGGGTCGGCGGCATCTCCGCGAAGGACTATCAGGCCCTGACCGGCAAGGACTCCGACTACCCGCTGCTCAACCGGGCCATCCAGGGCCAGGCCGCCCCCGGCTCCATCTTCAAGGTCATCTCGACCACGGCGGCCGTCAACGCCGGATACGACTTCAACGGCAACTACAACTGCTCCAGCTCCTACAGCATCGGCAACCAGGTCTTCAAGAACTTCGAGTCCAAGGGCTACGGGTCCATCGACCTCGGCCGCGCGCTGGAGGTCTCCTGCGACACCGTCTTCTACGACCTGGCCTACCGCCAGTGGCAGAAGGACGGCGGCAACAACCCCAAGCACCCCGCCGACTGGTTCTACAAGACCGCCCACCAGTTCGGCCTCGGCAAGGAGACCGGCATCGACCTCCCCAACGAGGTCCGCGGCCGCGTCCCCGACCGCGAGTGGAAGAAGCGCTACTGGGACGCCAACAAGGACGCCTGGTGCAAGCAGGGCGACAAGGACGACAGCTACGCCGGGAAGATCGCCAAGGAGAACTGCGAGTCCGGCATGCGCATGCGCGCCGGTGACTCCGTCAACTACTCCATCGGGCAGGGCGACACCCTGGTCACCCCCGTCCAGATGGCCACCATCTACGCCGCCATCAGCAACGGCGGCACCCTCTACAACCCCACCGTGGGCAAGGCCGTCGTCAGCCCCGACGGCAAGAGCATCCGGGAGATCGCGCCCACCTCGCACGGCAAGCTGCCCTTCGACGCCAGGACGCGCGACCAGATCGACGCCGCCCTCGCCGGCGTGGCCACCCAGGGCACCGCCGCCTGGCGGTTCGGCGGCTGGCCCCAGAAGCAGATCCCCATGCACGCCAAGACCGGCACCGCCGAGGTCTACGGCAAGCAGACCACCTCGTGGTTCGCCACCTACACCGCGGACTACACGGTCATCATGACCATCTCCCAGGGCGGCACCGGCTCCGGCGCCTCCGGCCCCGCCGTGCGCAACATCTACAACGCCCTCTACGGCGTCGACGAACAGGGCAAGATCGACGACAAGAAGGCCCTGCTGCCCCACCCCGAGGCGAAGCTCCCCAAGGTCGAGAAGGACGGCACCATCGAGGCCCAGCCCCTCCCGTCGCCGTCCCCGTCGCCGTCCGGCTCGGAATCGGCCTCCCCGTCCGCCTCCGCCTCCCCGCCCGAACCCGAGCCCGCCCGCCGGGAGGACGACGACCGATGA
- the mreD gene encoding rod shape-determining protein MreD, translating into MRLNRILLSAALVVLALVVQVSIFARLHLPGAVPDLVLLVVVALALVHGHTAGALVGFGAGLLADLAPPADHATGRYALVLCLIGYLVGLVRPETGRLRSATVPMLAVLAAAIGSTLLYALVGSLVGDTAARHVGLTGLVCTAALYDLLLAPFTVPLIMALARRTAGDPLTAEGTAVATAEGPYSRMSGGSFRVGRASRTGRKNLMGRRSWIGGQRGGLLVRSAKKQRIKIKGGKRL; encoded by the coding sequence ATGCGCCTCAACCGGATCCTGCTGTCGGCCGCGCTCGTGGTGCTGGCCCTCGTCGTCCAGGTCAGCATCTTCGCCCGCCTGCACCTGCCCGGCGCCGTGCCCGACCTGGTGCTCCTCGTCGTGGTCGCCCTCGCCCTCGTCCACGGCCACACCGCGGGCGCCCTCGTCGGCTTCGGCGCCGGCCTCCTCGCCGACCTCGCGCCCCCCGCCGACCACGCCACCGGCCGCTACGCGCTGGTGCTCTGCCTCATCGGCTACCTCGTGGGCCTCGTCCGGCCCGAGACCGGCCGGCTCCGCTCGGCCACGGTCCCCATGCTCGCCGTCCTCGCCGCGGCCATCGGCTCGACGCTGCTGTACGCCCTCGTCGGCTCCCTCGTCGGCGACACGGCCGCCCGTCACGTGGGGCTCACCGGCCTCGTGTGCACCGCGGCGCTCTACGACCTGCTGCTGGCGCCCTTCACCGTGCCGCTCATCATGGCCCTCGCCCGGCGCACCGCCGGTGACCCGCTCACGGCCGAGGGGACCGCCGTCGCGACGGCCGAGGGCCCCTACAGCCGGATGTCCGGCGGCAGCTTCCGCGTCGGCCGCGCGAGCCGGACGGGCCGCAAGAACCTGATGGGCCGCAGGAGCTGGATCGGCGGCCAGCGCGGCGGACTGCTGGTGCGGTCCGCCAAGAAGCAGCGCATCAAGATCAAGGGGGGCAAGCGGCTGTGA
- the mreC gene encoding rod shape-determining protein MreC, with the protein MRDTRESRLLLVLLIAIAFALITVDIRGGEQSPLDGARHAAASVFGPVEKGVAAAVDPVGDAVAAVRDSGDRSRRITDLERENTALKQKLGSDDRNRGRLRELDTMLGTAARGQYGIKGAQVIAIGAAQGFSWTVTIDIGSDDGVRRDMTVLNGDGLVGRVTTVGPSTSTVLLASDPKFTVGTRMEKTGELGFAGGQGDRSLRVELLNGKAVVHEGDRLVTFGSSKDKPFVPGVPVGEVTRVEPAGGGLTRTLQVRPFVGFSKLDLVGVVVQAPREDPRDTVLPPKPEAPKPAPTVTVTVSPSPSAQPQD; encoded by the coding sequence GTGAGGGACACACGAGAGAGCCGGCTGCTGCTGGTGCTGCTGATCGCGATCGCGTTCGCGCTGATCACGGTCGACATCCGCGGCGGTGAGCAGTCCCCGCTCGACGGCGCGCGGCACGCCGCCGCCTCGGTCTTCGGTCCGGTGGAGAAGGGCGTCGCCGCCGCCGTCGACCCCGTGGGCGACGCCGTCGCCGCCGTCCGGGACTCCGGCGACCGGAGCCGGCGGATCACCGACCTGGAACGCGAGAACACCGCCCTGAAGCAGAAGCTCGGCAGCGACGACCGCAACCGCGGCCGGCTCCGCGAGCTCGACACCATGCTGGGGACCGCCGCCCGCGGCCAGTACGGCATCAAGGGCGCCCAGGTCATCGCCATAGGAGCCGCGCAGGGCTTCTCCTGGACCGTCACCATCGACATCGGCAGCGACGACGGCGTCCGGCGCGACATGACCGTGCTCAACGGCGACGGCCTCGTCGGCCGCGTCACCACCGTCGGCCCCTCCACCTCCACCGTCCTGCTCGCCAGCGACCCCAAGTTCACCGTCGGCACCCGCATGGAGAAGACCGGCGAGCTCGGCTTCGCCGGCGGCCAGGGCGACCGCTCGCTGCGCGTCGAACTCCTCAACGGCAAGGCCGTCGTGCACGAAGGCGACCGGCTGGTGACCTTCGGCTCCAGCAAGGACAAGCCCTTCGTCCCCGGCGTCCCCGTCGGCGAGGTCACCCGCGTCGAGCCCGCCGGCGGCGGCCTCACCCGCACCCTCCAGGTCCGCCCCTTCGTCGGCTTCAGCAAGCTCGACCTCGTCGGCGTCGTCGTTCAGGCGCCCCGCGAGGACCCGCGCGACACCGTCCTGCCGCCCAAGCCCGAGGCCCCCAAGCCCGCCCCCACGGTGACCGTCACCGTCTCGCCCTCCCCGAGCGCCCAACCCCAGGACTAG
- a CDS encoding rod shape-determining protein: MSFIGRDMAVDLGTANTLVYVRGRGIVLNEPSVVAINTNTGGILAVGAEAKKMIGRTPGNIVAVRPLKDGVIADFEITERMLRYFILKIHKRRWMARPRVVVCVPSGITGVERRAVIEASTQAGARQVHIIEEPMAAAIGSGLPVHEATGNMVVDIGGGTTEVAVISLGGIVTAQSIRVAGDELDNAIIQHIKKEYSLLLGERTAEQIKITIGSAYDLEQDEHTEIRGRDLVSGLPKTVVISAAEVRKAIEEPVNSIVDAVKTTLDKCPPELSGDVMDRGIVLTGGGALLRGLDERLRRETGMPIHIAEDPLDSVALGSGKCVEEFEALQQVLDAQPRR; this comes from the coding sequence ATGTCGTTCATCGGCCGTGACATGGCTGTCGACCTCGGGACCGCCAACACGCTGGTGTACGTCAGAGGCCGCGGCATCGTTCTCAACGAGCCGTCAGTCGTCGCGATCAATACGAACACCGGTGGCATTCTCGCGGTCGGCGCCGAGGCGAAGAAGATGATCGGCCGGACCCCGGGCAACATCGTCGCGGTGCGCCCGCTGAAGGACGGTGTGATCGCCGACTTCGAGATCACCGAGCGGATGCTCCGCTATTTCATCCTCAAGATCCACAAGCGGCGCTGGATGGCCCGCCCCCGGGTGGTCGTCTGCGTGCCCTCCGGCATCACCGGCGTCGAGCGCCGCGCCGTCATCGAGGCCTCCACCCAGGCCGGTGCCCGCCAGGTGCACATCATCGAGGAGCCGATGGCCGCCGCGATCGGCTCGGGCCTGCCCGTCCACGAGGCCACCGGCAACATGGTCGTGGACATCGGCGGCGGCACCACCGAGGTCGCCGTCATCTCCCTCGGCGGGATCGTCACCGCGCAGTCCATCCGGGTGGCCGGCGACGAGCTGGACAACGCGATCATCCAGCACATCAAGAAGGAGTACAGCCTCCTGCTGGGCGAGCGCACCGCCGAACAGATCAAGATCACCATCGGCTCGGCCTACGACCTGGAGCAGGACGAGCACACCGAGATCCGCGGCCGCGACCTCGTCAGCGGCCTGCCCAAGACCGTGGTCATCTCGGCCGCCGAGGTCCGCAAGGCCATCGAGGAGCCCGTCAACTCCATCGTCGACGCCGTCAAGACCACGCTCGACAAGTGCCCGCCCGAGCTGTCCGGTGACGTGATGGACCGCGGCATCGTTCTCACCGGCGGCGGCGCTCTCCTGCGCGGCCTCGACGAGCGGCTGCGCCGGGAGACCGGCATGCCGATCCACATCGCCGAGGACCCCCTGGACTCCGTCGCGCTCGGCTCCGGCAAGTGCGTCGAGGAGTTCGAGGCGCTCCAGCAGGTGTTGGACGCCCAGCCCCGTAGGTGA
- the ndk gene encoding nucleoside-diphosphate kinase has product MSQRTLVLLKPDAVQRKLVGEIIARIERKAGWTISALELRTLDRATLEQHYAEHVGRDFYEPLMGFMSSGPVVAMVVEGERVIEGVRALAGPTDPIAAAPGSIRGDFGTITRENLIHASDSEESAQREIKIFFPGLA; this is encoded by the coding sequence ATGAGCCAGCGCACCCTCGTCCTCCTCAAGCCGGACGCCGTGCAGCGGAAGCTGGTCGGCGAGATCATCGCCCGCATCGAGCGCAAGGCCGGCTGGACGATCAGCGCGCTGGAGCTGCGCACCCTGGACCGCGCGACGCTGGAGCAGCACTACGCCGAGCACGTCGGCCGGGACTTCTACGAGCCCCTGATGGGCTTCATGTCCTCCGGCCCCGTCGTGGCCATGGTCGTCGAGGGCGAGCGCGTGATCGAGGGCGTCCGGGCGCTGGCCGGCCCGACCGACCCCATCGCGGCCGCTCCCGGCTCCATCCGCGGCGACTTCGGCACCATCACGCGGGAGAACCTGATCCACGCCTCGGACTCCGAGGAGTCCGCCCAGCGGGAAATCAAGATTTTCTTTCCCGGCCTCGCCTGA
- a CDS encoding DUF4233 domain-containing protein has product MRTLCASTLIGEFFVIGFAGLVAMQTSDLSTGTVWAVSGTAMVLSVLLCGMLTRPGGVQLGWALQIGLIASGLVVPMMFILGVVFAGLWWASVHFGRKVDEAKARFAAAQAEAS; this is encoded by the coding sequence ATGCGGACGCTGTGTGCGAGCACCCTGATCGGGGAGTTCTTCGTCATCGGCTTCGCCGGCCTGGTCGCCATGCAGACCTCCGACCTGTCCACCGGCACCGTCTGGGCCGTCAGCGGGACGGCGATGGTGCTCAGCGTGCTGCTGTGCGGGATGCTCACCCGGCCCGGCGGGGTCCAGCTGGGCTGGGCGCTCCAGATCGGGCTGATCGCCAGCGGCCTCGTCGTGCCGATGATGTTCATCCTCGGGGTGGTCTTCGCCGGTCTGTGGTGGGCCTCGGTCCACTTCGGCCGCAAGGTCGACGAAGCCAAGGCCCGCTTCGCCGCCGCCCAGGCGGAGGCCTCCTGA